Proteins from a genomic interval of Asticcacaulis sp. AND118:
- a CDS encoding ABC-F family ATP-binding cassette domain-containing protein: MIRLDNISKQNGHQILFIDASMGIQKGEKVGLIGPNGAGKTTLFRMITGQEPPDDGQVAIDAGMTIGYFSQDVGEMSGQSAVAAVMDGVGPVSALAAEMAELEAAMADPDQLDAFDAIIERYGDVQARFEELDGYALEARAREVLAGLSFTQERMDGDVGLLSGGWKMRVALARILLMRPDGMLLDEPSNHLDLESLIWLEAFLKNYDGALLMTSHDRAFMNRIIGKVVEIDAGSLITYSGDLDFYDQQRALTEAQRQAQYERQQAMLAKEIKFIERFKARASHAAQVQSRVKKLDKIERVEAPRRRQSVQFEFRSPPRSGDDVLNLRDVHKGYGDLSIYAGLDFKVRRKERWCILGANGAGKSTLLKLVAGDAKPDKGTVTVGASVKMGYFAQHSMDLLDGEETIFESLEGSFPQAPQGALRTLAGCFGFSGDDVEKPCRVLSGGEKARLVMAKMLFDPPNLLVLDEPTNHLDMVTKEMLVAALADFEGTMLFVSHDRHFLGALSNRVLELTPEGVHQYGGGYTEYVARTGQEAPGLHPNG, from the coding sequence ATGATCCGCCTCGACAATATCAGCAAGCAGAACGGCCACCAGATACTGTTCATCGACGCCTCGATGGGCATTCAGAAGGGCGAGAAGGTCGGGCTGATCGGGCCGAACGGCGCGGGCAAGACGACCCTGTTCCGCATGATCACCGGTCAGGAGCCGCCCGACGACGGGCAGGTCGCCATCGATGCGGGCATGACCATCGGCTATTTCAGTCAGGACGTCGGCGAAATGTCGGGGCAGAGCGCCGTCGCCGCCGTGATGGACGGCGTCGGTCCGGTGAGCGCGCTGGCCGCCGAAATGGCTGAACTCGAAGCCGCCATGGCCGATCCGGATCAGTTGGACGCGTTCGACGCCATCATCGAGCGTTACGGCGACGTGCAGGCCCGTTTCGAAGAGCTGGACGGCTATGCGCTGGAGGCGCGGGCGCGCGAAGTGCTGGCGGGTCTGAGCTTCACTCAGGAGCGCATGGACGGCGATGTCGGGCTTCTGTCCGGCGGCTGGAAGATGCGCGTGGCGCTGGCGCGCATTCTGTTGATGCGTCCCGACGGCATGTTGCTCGACGAACCGTCGAACCACCTGGACCTCGAAAGCCTGATCTGGCTGGAAGCCTTCCTGAAAAACTATGACGGCGCGCTGCTGATGACCTCGCACGACCGCGCCTTCATGAACCGCATCATCGGCAAGGTGGTGGAAATCGACGCCGGTTCGCTGATCACCTATTCGGGCGATCTCGACTTCTACGACCAGCAGCGCGCGCTGACCGAAGCTCAGCGTCAGGCTCAGTACGAGCGTCAGCAGGCCATGCTGGCCAAGGAAATCAAGTTCATCGAACGCTTCAAGGCCCGCGCTTCGCACGCCGCGCAGGTCCAGAGCCGCGTGAAGAAGCTCGACAAGATCGAGCGCGTCGAAGCCCCGCGCCGCCGCCAGTCGGTGCAGTTTGAATTCCGCAGCCCGCCGCGTTCGGGCGATGACGTGCTGAACCTGCGCGACGTTCACAAAGGCTATGGCGATCTGTCGATCTATGCCGGGCTCGATTTCAAGGTGCGGCGCAAGGAGCGCTGGTGCATTCTGGGGGCCAACGGCGCGGGCAAATCGACCCTGCTGAAGCTGGTGGCCGGCGATGCCAAGCCCGACAAGGGGACGGTCACCGTCGGGGCCAGCGTGAAGATGGGCTATTTCGCCCAGCACTCGATGGACCTGCTGGACGGCGAAGAGACGATCTTCGAGTCGCTGGAAGGCTCCTTCCCGCAGGCGCCTCAGGGCGCGCTGCGCACGCTGGCGGGCTGTTTCGGCTTCTCCGGCGACGATGTCGAAAAGCCGTGCCGCGTGCTGTCGGGCGGGGAAAAGGCGCGTCTGGTCATGGCCAAGATGCTGTTCGACCCGCCCAACCTGCTGGTGCTCGACGAACCGACCAACCACCTTGATATGGTGACGAAGGAAATGCTGGTCGCGGCGCTGGCGGATTTCGAGGGCACCATGCTGTTCGTGTCGCACGACCGCCACTTCCTGGGGGCGCTGTCGAACCGCGTGCTGGAGCTGACGCCGGAGGGCGTGCATCAATACGGCGGCGGCTATACCGAATACGTCGCGCGCACGGGTCAGGAAGCGCCGGGCCTGCACCCGAACGGGTAA
- a CDS encoding [protein-PII] uridylyltransferase — MLTKTNPSLLSHSIDGAMLRRKLTEAYEDSTGDVADLRRKAVAILKREWDMARESLLAHVEDHRGGLSTARELSKLADEIITALWDFTLTHVYRARNPTEGERLALVAVGGYGRGELAPYSDLDLLFLRAWKETPHSESVIEFILYSLWDLGLKVGHASRTVDESLRMAREDHTVMTALLEYRPLAGDAGLVQNLKDKLASDVMRHGAFDFVAAKLEERDFRHAKAGTTRYVVEPNLKEGKGGLRDLHTLFWIAKYLAGSTHAPVLRESPKPQAAGGWGVLDPLLTEKERTAFVQAFDFLWKVRVLIHMTAGRAEERLSFDLQPEIARRMGYVEADGEPAVERFMRRYFLVAKEVGALTRIFCTKLEAQQTKPLQRLTNFFQSGLRSLAKPEHPGLIVDSGRLSVQSPDIFKKAPIAMFKLFRMADRLEMDLHPDAFTAVARNLKLVTAGLRRDKAVAEVFLDILVRGKNPYRTLSLMTETGLLGRYIPEYGHIVAQTQFNMYHTYTVDEHTLRAIGIIRDIELGQHKDDHPLATSLIPNLANKETLYLAMLLHDVGKGGELGQEIEGEIAARRACARLGLEKWQIDQVAWLVRHHLVLSDYAQKRDVSDPETVASFARIVETPERLRQLLILTVADIRAVGPGVWNGWKGQLMRELQAATEAAFRGGRGTEGDAVTQVREEIQARAAALRESLSAGDAHMRAWLDTMEESYLFAFTADEIRHHARQAWGSSGDVSADKASARAYIDHARNAASFCITGKDRPGLFADLARCFTNMGANVVGAQVFTSTTGQALDVFYVQDAQGKPFGHDDPGRIRQMEQALERAVGGEVAAPLIHKAINAHRTAAFAIAPTVVFDDESNPQMTIIEVSGRDRPGLLADVASVLAKAHLDTASAHIDCYGERAVDAFYVVDHFTRRQLTKSQREKVHRALTDVLDPPSAPTRSAPTRARASMAR; from the coding sequence ATGCTGACCAAGACCAATCCCTCCCTGCTGAGCCACAGCATCGATGGTGCCATGTTGCGCCGCAAACTGACCGAGGCCTATGAGGACTCTACGGGCGATGTGGCGGACCTGCGGCGAAAGGCGGTGGCGATCCTCAAACGCGAATGGGACATGGCGCGCGAAAGCCTGCTGGCCCATGTCGAGGACCACCGCGGCGGCCTGTCCACGGCGCGCGAGTTGTCGAAGCTGGCCGACGAGATCATCACCGCCCTGTGGGACTTCACCCTGACCCACGTCTACCGCGCGCGCAATCCGACCGAGGGCGAGCGTCTGGCGCTGGTGGCGGTGGGCGGTTACGGGCGCGGCGAACTGGCGCCCTATTCGGACCTCGACCTGTTGTTTCTGCGCGCGTGGAAAGAGACTCCGCACTCGGAAAGCGTCATCGAATTCATCCTCTATTCGTTATGGGATCTGGGTCTGAAGGTCGGTCACGCCTCGCGCACGGTCGATGAAAGCCTGCGCATGGCGCGCGAAGACCACACGGTCATGACCGCCCTGCTCGAATACCGCCCGCTCGCCGGCGACGCGGGGCTGGTGCAGAACCTCAAGGACAAGCTGGCCAGCGACGTCATGCGTCACGGGGCTTTCGATTTTGTTGCGGCCAAGCTGGAAGAGCGCGATTTTCGCCACGCCAAGGCCGGGACCACCCGCTATGTGGTCGAGCCGAACCTGAAAGAGGGCAAGGGGGGCCTGCGCGACCTGCACACCCTGTTCTGGATCGCCAAATATCTGGCCGGATCGACCCATGCGCCGGTTCTGCGCGAAAGCCCGAAGCCGCAGGCGGCGGGCGGCTGGGGCGTGCTCGACCCGCTTCTGACCGAAAAAGAACGCACCGCCTTCGTGCAGGCCTTCGACTTCCTGTGGAAGGTGCGCGTGCTGATCCACATGACGGCGGGCCGCGCCGAAGAGCGGCTCAGCTTCGATCTGCAACCCGAAATCGCCCGCCGCATGGGCTATGTCGAGGCCGACGGCGAGCCGGCGGTCGAGCGCTTCATGCGCCGTTATTTTCTGGTGGCCAAGGAGGTCGGGGCGCTGACCCGCATCTTCTGCACCAAGCTGGAGGCGCAGCAGACCAAGCCGCTGCAACGCCTGACCAACTTCTTCCAGTCGGGCCTGCGCTCGCTGGCAAAACCGGAGCATCCGGGCCTGATCGTCGATTCCGGCCGCCTCAGCGTGCAAAGTCCGGACATATTCAAAAAGGCCCCGATCGCCATGTTCAAGCTGTTCCGCATGGCGGACCGGCTGGAGATGGACCTGCACCCGGACGCCTTCACGGCGGTGGCGCGTAACCTCAAGCTGGTGACGGCGGGTCTGCGTCGCGACAAGGCCGTGGCCGAGGTCTTCCTCGACATTCTGGTGCGCGGCAAAAACCCGTACCGCACCCTGTCGCTGATGACCGAGACCGGGCTTCTGGGGCGCTACATCCCGGAATACGGGCACATCGTCGCCCAGACCCAGTTCAACATGTACCACACCTATACCGTGGACGAGCACACCCTGCGCGCCATCGGCATCATCCGCGATATCGAACTGGGTCAGCACAAGGACGACCACCCGCTGGCCACCTCGCTGATCCCCAATCTGGCCAACAAGGAAACGCTTTATCTCGCCATGCTGCTGCACGATGTGGGCAAGGGCGGCGAGCTGGGGCAGGAGATAGAGGGCGAGATCGCCGCGCGGCGGGCCTGCGCGCGTCTGGGCCTCGAAAAATGGCAGATCGATCAGGTGGCGTGGCTGGTGCGGCACCACCTCGTGCTGTCGGATTACGCCCAGAAACGCGACGTGTCTGATCCGGAAACCGTGGCCTCCTTCGCGCGCATCGTCGAAACGCCGGAGCGCCTGCGTCAGTTGCTGATCCTCACCGTGGCCGACATCCGCGCTGTCGGGCCGGGCGTGTGGAACGGCTGGAAGGGCCAGTTGATGCGCGAGCTTCAGGCCGCGACTGAGGCCGCCTTCCGCGGCGGGCGCGGCACCGAAGGCGACGCGGTGACGCAGGTGCGCGAGGAAATTCAGGCGCGCGCCGCCGCCCTGCGTGAATCCTTGAGCGCCGGTGACGCCCATATGCGCGCCTGGCTCGATACGATGGAAGAGTCCTACCTCTTCGCTTTCACGGCCGACGAAATCCGCCACCATGCCCGTCAGGCCTGGGGCAGCTCCGGGGACGTTTCGGCGGATAAGGCCTCGGCTCGGGCCTATATCGACCATGCGCGCAATGCCGCCAGCTTCTGCATCACGGGCAAGGATCGTCCGGGCCTGTTCGCCGATCTGGCGCGCTGCTTCACCAATATGGGCGCCAACGTGGTGGGGGCGCAGGTCTTCACCTCGACCACCGGTCAGGCGCTCGACGTCTTCTACGTGCAGGACGCGCAGGGCAAGCCCTTCGGCCACGACGATCCGGGCCGTATCCGTCAGATGGAACAGGCGCTGGAACGCGCGGTCGGCGGCGAAGTGGCCGCGCCCCTGATCCACAAAGCGATCAACGCCCACCGCACGGCGGCCTTCGCCATTGCCCCGACGGTGGTGTTCGACGACGAGTCGAACCCGCAGATGACGATTATCGAAGTGTCGGGCCGCGACCGTCCGGGGCTTCTGGCCGATGTGGCCAGCGTGCTGGCCAAGGCGCATCTGGATACGGCTTCGGCGCACATCGACTGTTACGGCGAACGCGCGGTCGACGCCTTCTATGTGGTTGATCACTTCACCCGCCGGCAACTGACCAAGTCACAGCGCGAAAAGGTCCACCGCGCCCTGACCGATGTGCTCGACCCGCCGTCGGCCCCGACGCGCTCAGCCCCGACGCGCGCACGGGCGTCGATGGCGCGGTAG
- the mutS gene encoding DNA mismatch repair protein MutS: MNAIPSSEKDLKSQLDGATPVMAQYLEIKAANPGSLLFFRMGDFYELFFEDAEQAAGALSLALTKRGKHQGEDIPMAGVPAHAAEAYIAKLIRMGFRVAICDQLEDPSEAKKRGYKAVVKRGISRIVTPGTLTEDSLLEERGANRLLALSQRAGVMALASLELSTGEVECLELTPETLGTHLSALRPSESLVSDRILQDENLYALLKYCGGAIQPQPASLSDPTAGEARLKRLYGVDTLDGFGAFSPAELSALGMLAAYIDLTQAGKAPVLKPPRKTVSLAYLAIDPSTRLSLEIERTQKGSREGSLMSAIDRTITSGGSRLLAARLSRPLNNPAEINRRLDAVQWFLDQRPLRHEVRNRLRGMSDMARALSRLGLGRGGPRDLKVIKDSLDLAKDMVGLLQPNDPETRLDPDWPAEVQAHVQALTASESVLDLLFKLDMALVDEPPLSTRDGGFIKPGYNTNLQEAIGLRNDSRQIILRMESDLQQETGLPLKIKYNAVLGYFIELTSKQAEGLSDAHRQRFIHRQTLANQMRFSTPDLIDLDARIARAGSDALNLELAIFEDLREEVRRNAHPLQDMFDAFCALDVAASAAEWAEDLEATRPVVDDSLIFDAKGARHPVVVAALRAEGKPFTPNDCCLDASGQTGPRLDLVTGPNMAGKSTFLRQNALLVIMAQAGLFVPAASLRLGVVDRLFSRVGAGDDLAQGRSTFMMEMVETAAILSQATQRSFVILDEIGRGTATFDGLAIAWACAENLHEVVKARALFATHYHELAQLESLLAHTHNISMTAREWNGELIFLHEAKRGAADRSYGVQVARLAGMPPVVVARAKDILERLETEKSHQLKLDDLPLFATVQAQVEVAAVQKHTETELEKAVKGLNPDDLSPREALEIIYRLRGLV, encoded by the coding sequence ATGAACGCGATCCCCTCTTCCGAAAAAGACCTCAAGTCACAGCTCGACGGTGCCACGCCGGTCATGGCCCAGTATCTGGAAATCAAGGCGGCCAATCCGGGCTCGCTGCTGTTTTTCCGGATGGGCGATTTCTACGAACTGTTCTTCGAGGATGCCGAGCAGGCGGCGGGCGCGCTGTCGCTGGCTCTGACCAAACGCGGCAAGCATCAGGGCGAGGATATTCCCATGGCCGGGGTGCCGGCCCACGCGGCGGAGGCCTATATCGCCAAGCTGATCCGCATGGGTTTCCGCGTCGCCATCTGCGATCAGCTCGAAGACCCGTCCGAGGCCAAGAAGCGCGGCTATAAGGCGGTGGTGAAGCGTGGTATTTCACGCATCGTCACGCCGGGCACCCTGACCGAAGACAGCCTGCTGGAAGAACGCGGCGCCAACCGTCTGTTGGCGTTGTCCCAGCGCGCCGGGGTGATGGCGCTGGCCTCGCTGGAACTGTCGACAGGCGAGGTCGAATGCCTTGAGCTGACCCCGGAGACGCTGGGGACGCATCTGTCGGCGCTGCGCCCGTCGGAAAGCCTCGTCTCCGACCGCATCCTTCAGGACGAAAACCTCTACGCCCTGCTGAAATATTGCGGGGGCGCGATCCAGCCGCAACCGGCTTCGCTGTCCGATCCGACGGCGGGCGAGGCGCGCCTGAAACGGCTCTACGGCGTCGATACGCTGGACGGTTTCGGGGCGTTCAGCCCCGCCGAACTGTCGGCCCTGGGCATGTTGGCGGCCTATATCGACCTGACCCAGGCGGGCAAGGCCCCGGTGCTCAAGCCCCCGCGTAAGACCGTGTCTTTGGCCTATCTGGCCATCGATCCCTCCACCCGCCTCAGCCTTGAGATCGAGCGCACCCAGAAGGGCAGCCGCGAAGGCTCGCTGATGTCGGCCATCGACCGCACCATCACGTCGGGCGGGTCGCGGCTTCTGGCGGCGCGCCTGTCGCGGCCGCTGAACAACCCCGCCGAGATCAACCGCCGTCTTGACGCGGTACAATGGTTTCTTGATCAGCGCCCGCTGCGGCACGAGGTGCGCAACAGGCTTCGCGGCATGAGCGACATGGCCCGCGCCCTGTCGCGTCTGGGTCTGGGCCGCGGCGGTCCGCGTGACCTCAAGGTCATCAAGGACTCGCTCGATCTGGCCAAGGACATGGTCGGGCTGCTGCAACCGAATGATCCGGAAACCCGGCTCGATCCCGACTGGCCCGCCGAGGTGCAAGCCCATGTGCAGGCCCTGACGGCGTCGGAAAGCGTACTCGACCTGCTATTCAAGCTCGACATGGCGCTGGTCGATGAGCCGCCGCTTTCGACGCGCGACGGCGGCTTCATCAAACCCGGCTACAACACCAATCTTCAGGAAGCCATCGGTCTGCGCAACGACTCGCGCCAGATCATCCTGCGCATGGAGTCCGACTTGCAGCAGGAGACCGGCCTGCCGCTGAAGATCAAATATAATGCGGTGCTGGGCTACTTCATCGAACTGACCAGCAAGCAGGCCGAAGGGCTGTCTGACGCACACCGTCAGCGCTTCATCCATCGCCAGACCCTGGCCAACCAGATGCGTTTTTCGACGCCGGACCTGATCGACCTCGATGCGCGCATCGCCCGCGCCGGTTCCGACGCGCTCAATCTCGAACTGGCCATCTTCGAAGACCTGCGCGAAGAGGTCCGCCGCAACGCCCATCCGCTGCAGGACATGTTCGACGCCTTCTGCGCGCTCGATGTTGCGGCTTCCGCCGCTGAATGGGCCGAAGACCTCGAAGCGACGCGCCCCGTGGTGGACGACAGCCTCATCTTCGACGCCAAGGGCGCGCGGCATCCGGTCGTCGTGGCGGCGCTGCGGGCCGAGGGCAAGCCCTTCACGCCCAACGACTGCTGCCTCGATGCGTCGGGGCAGACCGGTCCGCGCCTCGATCTGGTCACCGGCCCCAACATGGCGGGTAAATCGACCTTCCTGCGTCAGAACGCGCTGCTGGTCATCATGGCGCAGGCCGGGCTGTTCGTGCCCGCCGCATCGCTGCGACTGGGCGTGGTCGATCGCCTCTTCTCGCGCGTCGGGGCAGGCGACGATCTGGCGCAGGGCCGTTCGACCTTCATGATGGAGATGGTCGAAACCGCCGCCATCCTCAGTCAAGCGACCCAGCGCTCCTTTGTTATTCTCGATGAGATCGGACGCGGCACGGCGACTTTCGACGGTCTGGCCATCGCCTGGGCCTGTGCCGAAAACCTGCACGAGGTCGTCAAGGCGCGCGCCCTGTTCGCCACCCACTATCATGAACTGGCGCAGCTTGAATCCTTACTCGCCCATACCCACAATATCTCCATGACCGCGCGTGAATGGAACGGCGAGCTGATCTTCCTGCACGAAGCCAAGCGCGGGGCGGCGGATCGTTCCTACGGCGTGCAGGTGGCGCGTCTGGCCGGCATGCCGCCGGTCGTCGTGGCGCGCGCCAAGGACATACTGGAGCGGCTGGAGACCGAGAAGTCGCATCAGTTGAAACTCGACGATCTGCCGCTGTTCGCCACCGTGCAGGCGCAGGTCGAGGTTGCTGCGGTGCAAAAACACACGGAGACCGAGCTTGAAAAGGCGGTCAAGGGCCTCAATCCGGACGACCTGAGTCCGCGTGAGGCCCTCGAAATTATCTATCGTTTAAGGGGTCTGGTGTAA